Proteins co-encoded in one Sebastes umbrosus isolate fSebUmb1 chromosome 20, fSebUmb1.pri, whole genome shotgun sequence genomic window:
- the LOC119479846 gene encoding alpha-tectorin-like, which yields MRVFGVTVRSYSTVKAKGVDWRLGRYRTLIPESMVNHNGHLTFNSPWYSFTAQRIPVRGSRDLIAPFWTDLDNRENGQIIYNQYTSGSILGRATEDINRYFPALNFRANWVFVATWYQLAYYPTTGTQTTAQAVLISGGQYSFVLMNYGIIAFTTRNVQAGYDTINSVHHFTIPGSFSNTATGSNSNFRLRSNVNVPGRWAFRIDLGSRGCTFNGVSVQQGDSFWSDSTCAQKCTCTSTGLQCHSQPCSFSQICRPTAFQFSCQTVQRGTCTISGDPHYYTFDNTVFHFQGTCTYVLSEQCGRGLPYYRVEGTNEHRGTTHVSWTRLVKVYVYNETIELVKGRRGVAKVNGNFAAAPISLNNGTVQVYESGFSVIVSTDFGLEVSYDTNHYVRISVPYSYQNATCGLCGNFNDDPRDDFRTRQGELVSSDVVFANSWQASGDDEPGCEVRCGGLDCAACTEDQTALYSNTAHCGILQSSSGPFAGCHQQLPPQTFVESCVFDLCVGGGYQPILCQALNAYASQCQQNGIQLPSWRRQGFCEIPCPANSHFESQGTGCPATCVNPNSTHNCPLPAQESCICNSGYILSAGVCVPHAECGCSFEGRYYRSGETVILDEDCGRRCSCSYGSMTCRSHGCGPHESCSVEEGERGCRPNGYATCWIRGPGSYHMFDGLTYQYPGACQLTLAKVMGLSNHPHFAVTAEKVPTGQQGFARFLKFEAEGTHVAIEMASSSRVQVDGKRIRLPFSSASSRIQIYHSSIHSIILRTSFGVTVQTVWPHFVRVTAPGIYNGSLGGLCGNYNGHPHDDFRTPNGVLVNSSLDFGDSWRDGSLAAHCVESVNHNSTTNYNSSEYCGILGSPYGPFAQCLAMVNPQQHVDVCVEILKASRDPASALCEVLRDYALMCQQKGVALGHWRNATGCEQNCPQNSHQEVCGSTCPSACPSLSFPFTCATMCQDGCQCDDGFILNGNQCVPPTGCGCNHQGRYWQGDEQFWDGEECQSLCTCNGTTGAVHCIPNSCGPQESCRVVEGEFGCHPNLHGTCSASGDPHYITFDRKAYNFQGTCRYVMATLCNATDGLHQFSVEAKNEHWRGLPVSIPAEVFVNVWGYRVHMSRERSGVVQVNGETRNLPVLLNGGHVSIYASGPRVFVSADFGLSVTYDGYSTVFISVPANYSGRTCGLCGNFNGNPNDEFHTPSGTLVTTPQEFGTAWKVAGNYTCSDGCGSSCPQCTNELPARAQCEVIQAADGPFSFCHEQVDPAPYFNDCVFDVCVSGNEGQDLLCRAIQAYVSACQSANVRIYPWRQNTTCRLDCPANSHYELCGTDCARTCASSVDATCEQVCSEGCFCDEGFLRSGTRCVPVESCGCQYDGFYYNAGETFWTDGCSQRCECHAPYDLRCYAASCTPAQECTIRNGQLGCFDAMSTCTAWGDPHYITFDGAEAHFQGTCSYIITESVSHSPNETQFQVVGTNNHRGNSRVSFVSAVDIYLSNQPESAHIRIGPNKIVKVNGSAVSLPTTVGTLAQVVRHGGYIVVDVIDLVVHFDGQRNLLIRIGQRRQNRVTGMCGNLNSDPADDKVLPNGTLAQNDNHFGHSWKSATSQPECGSTDDDDGDGLNNCPFMEEYSELCGVITNSSGPFSACHLHSDPQPFFSSCVYDLCLYTQANDMLCSAVSAYEKTCSVLGLNISDWRSALYCPESDPCDQLDCAEHEWCGEKDGVYGCFCDEHHHRPNNMSYDSSISCNSSSGTMSVSRCQLFEAGFHPGALHLQDHSCNGTVEDGRLVFHFNNEDKLCGTTLRSNGTHFTYANVIQGDVDTHGSPISRDRNIHLRFCCEYPLWQALSMDVGINPVESIVRKKLPSGRGRYYVRMIPYQDSGFRYPMTTNMNIDVEIDQRLYVELRTEGVDGRQISTVVESCWATPINVASSPVRWDLITEMCPNPADTTVEIVQNGVSTVSRFSFRMFTFTNFTSIYLHCHVHLCLKAHNNCTPHCFPGHHYRGRRDTSDLEFEQISLGPLILPEHHLVRVV from the exons ATGCGAGTGTTTGGTGTTACAGTGCGTTCATATAGCACAGTAAAAGCAAAGGGTGTGGACTGGAGGTTGGGGAGGTACCGCACTTTGATACCAGAGTCAAtg GTGAACCACAATGGACACCTGACCTTCAACAGTCCTTGGTATAGTTTCACAGCTCAAAGGATTCCAGTGCGTGGATCCAGAGACCTCATTGCTCCATTCTGGACAGATTTAGACAACAGAGAAAATGGTCAGATCATCTACAATCAATACACCAGTGGTAGTATCCTCGGACGAGCTACAGAAGACATTAATCGTTACTTCCCAGCTTTGAACTTCAGGGCCAACTGGGTCTTTGTTGCAACATGGTATCAGTTGGCTTACTATCCAACCACTGGAACA caaacAACGGCCCAAGCAGTCTTGATCTCTGGTGGCCAGTACTCGTTTGTGCTGATGAATTATGGGATAATAGCCTTTACAACTCGCAATGTACAG GCTGGCTACGATACAATAAACTCTGTTCACCATTTCACCATCCCTGGATCATTCTCTAACACTGCAACAGGCAGTAACTCAAATTTCCGCCTAAGAAGCAATGTCAATGTACCCGGTCGCTGGGCTTTCCGGATAGACCTTGGATCAAGAGGCTGCACTTTCAATG GTGTATCCGTGCAGCAAGGTGACTCATTCTGGAGCGACAGTACCTGTGCACAGAAGTGCACTTGCACCTCAACAGGCCTGCAGTGTCACAGCCAACCCTGCTCCTTTTCCCAAATCTGCCGACCTACTGCCTTTCAGTTCTCCTGCCAGACGGTGCAGAGAGGCACCTGCACCATAAGTGGTGATCCACATTACTATACCTTCGATAACACAGTGTTTCACTTCCAGGGCACCTGCACTTATGTTCTTTCTGAGCAATGTGGTCGCGGGCTGCCCTACTATAGAGTAGAGGGCACGAATGAGCACAGGGGCACCACTCATGTTTCCTGGACACGACTGGTCAAAGTGTACGTCTATAATGAAACCATCGAGCTTGTCAAGGGACGTCGTGGTGTGGCTAAG GTTAATGGAAACTTTGCAGCCGCTCCGATTTCTCTTAACAATGGCACGGTCCAGGTTTATGAGTCAGGTTTTTCTGTGATCGTCAGTACTGACTTTGGCTTGGAGGTGTCTTATGACACAAATCATTATGTTAGGATCAGTGTGCCCTATTCTTACCAGAATGCAACATGTGGCCTGTGTGGAAACTTCAACGATGATCCCAGGGATGACTTTCGAACCCGCCAAGGCGAGCTTGTGAGCTCTGATGTGGTTTTTGCCAACAGTTGGCAGGCATCAGGGGACGATGAGCCTGGTTGTGAGGTGCGGTGTGGAGGTCTGGATTGTGCTGCCTGCACTGAGGATCAGACAGCTTTGTACAGCAATACTGCCCATTGTGGTATCCTCCAGAGCAGTTCTGGACCTTTTGCTGGTTGCCATCAACAACTTCCCCCACAGACCTTTGTGGAGAGTTGTGTGTTTGATCTGTGTGTTGGAGGAGGGTACCAACCCATTCTTTGCCAAGCCCTAAACGCATATGCAAGTCAGTGTCAACAGAATGGTATACAGCTGCCAAGCTGGAGGAGACAAGGCTTCTGTG AAATCCCTTGCCCAGCCAACAGTCACTTTGAGTCCCAAGGCACAGGATGTCCGGCTACCTGTGTCAATCCCAATTCTACCCATAATTGCCCTCTCCCTGCCCAGGAGAGCTGCATCTGCAATTCAGGCTACATCCTCAGTGCTGGAGTCTGCGTCCCTCATGCTGAGTGTGGCTGCAGCTTTGAGGGTCGCTACTACCGCTCTGGAGAAACTGTAATACTAGACGAGGACTGTGGGAGACGTTGTAGCTGCAGTTATGGTTCCATGACTTGCCGCTCCCATGGCTGTGGTCCACATGAATCATGCAgtgtggaggagggagaaagaggatgCAGACCTAACGGTTATGCAACATGCTGGATAAGGGGCCCAGGGTCATATCACATGTTTGATGGACTGACTTACCAGTATCCTGGGGCGTGTCAATTGACTCTTGCCAAAGTAATGGGCTTATCTAATCATCCCCACTTTGCAGTGACAGCAGAAAAAGTACCCACAGGCCAACAGGGTTTTGCCCGGTTCCTAAAGTTTGAGGCAGAGGGAACACATGTGGCCATTGAGATGGCAAGTAGCAGCAGAGTACAG GTTGACGGTAAGCGGATCAGACTACCATTCAGCTCCGCGTCCAGTCGAATCCAGATCTACCACAGCAGCATTCACAGTATCATCCTTCGCACCTCCTTTGGTGTAACTGTGCAGACAGTCTGGCCTCACTTTGTGCGTGTCACTGCACCTGGTATCTACAACGGTTCATTGGGTGGACTCTGTGGCAATTACAATGGTCACCCACATGACGACTTCCGCACACCCAATGGCGTCCTGGTCAACAGCTCTCTTGACTTTGGGGACAGTTGGCGAGATGGCTCTCTCGCTGCACACTGCGTGGAAAGTGTAAATCATAACTCTACAACAAATTACAATTCTAGTGAGTACTGTGGCATTCTTGGCTCACCATATGGGCCGTTTGCCCAGTGTTTGGCCATGGTGAACCCACAGCAGCATGTGGATGTATGTGTGGAGATCCTTAAAGCCTCTAGAGATCCAGCATCAGCGCTATGTGAGGTCCTACGAGATTATGCACTAATGTGTCAACAGAAGGGTGTTGCCTTAGGACACTGGAGGAATGCAACTGGCTGTG AGCAAAACTGCCCTCAAAATAGCCATCAGGAAGTCTGTGGAAGTACTTGTCCTTCTGCCTGCCCCAGCCTCTCTTTCCCTTTCACCTGTGCCACTATGTGTCAGGATGGGTGCCAGTGTGATGATGGTTTTATCCTCAACGGCAACCAGTGCGTACCACCTACAGGCTGTGGATGCAATCACCAAGGACGCTACTGGCAAGGTGACGAACAgttctgggatggagaggaatGTCAGAGCTTGTGCACCTGTAACGGCACTACCGGGGCAGTCCACTGTATCCCCAACTCCTGTGGTCCCCAAGAGTCCTGCCGTGTGGTGGAGGGTGAGTTTGGCTGCCATCCCAACCTTCATGGCACCTGCTCTGCTTCTGGTGACCCTCACTACATCACCTTTGATCGCAAGGCCTATAACTTCCAGGGAACCTGCCGCTATGTTATGGCGACCCTTTGTAACGCCACTGACGGACTCCACCAATTTTCAGTGGAAGCTAAGAATGAGCATTGGAGAGGGCTGCCAGTTTCAATCCCAGCGGAagtttttgtgaatgtgtgggGCTATCGAGTGCATATGTCAAGGGAGAGAAGTGGTGTGGTTCAA GTGAATGGAGAAACTAGAAATTTACCTGTTCTCTTGAATGGAGGTCATGTGTCAATCTATGCAAGTGGACCTCGTGTATTTGTCAGTGCTGATTTCGGCTTGAGTGTCACCTATGATGGATATAGTACAGTGTTTATCTCTGTACCTGCAAATTACAG TGGAAGAACATGTGGACTTTGTGGAAACTTCAATGGAAATCCTAATGACGAGTTCCACACTCCATCTGGAACGTTGGTCACCACTCCACAAGAGTTTGGGACAGCTTGGAAAGTGGCAGGCAACTACACCTGCAGTGATGGGTGTGGCTCCTCCTGCCCACAATGCACCAATGAGCTACCTGCTAGAGCCCAATGTGAGGTGATTCAGGCAGCTGACGGTCCCTTCAGCTTCTGCCATGAGCAGGTGGACCCAGCGCCATATTTCAATGACtgtgtgtttgatgtttgtGTGTCGGGAAATGAGGGGCAAGATCTCCTATGCAGGGCCATTCAGGCATATGTCAGTGCCTGTCAGTCTGCTAATGTTCGAATCTACCCTTGGAGACAGAACACCACCTGTA GACTTGACTGTCCAGCCAACAGTCATTATGAGCTGTGTGGTACCGACTGTGCCCGCACCTGTGCCAGCAGCGTTGATGCCACCTGTGAGCAGGTTTGCTCTGAGGGATGTTTCTGTGATGAAGGTTTTCTCAGGAGTGGGACGAGATGTGTCCCTGTGGAAAGCTGTGGCTGTCAATATGACGGCTTCTACTACAAT GCTGGTGAGACCTTTTGGACAGACGGTTGCTCCCAGCGATGTGAATGCCATGCTCCCTATGACCTGCGCTGTTATGCTGCATCTTGCACTCCTGCACAAGAGTGCACCATCAGAAACGGTCAGCTGGGCTGTTTTGATGCAATGTCTACTTGCACTGCGTGGGGGGACCCACACTATATCACCTTTGATGGGGCAGAGGCTCATTTCCAGGGCACATGCTCTTACATCATTACTGAGAGTGTGAGCCACAGCCCCAATGAAACACAGTTTCAGGTAGTAGGCACCAATAATCACCGTGGCAACAGCCGCGTGTCGTTTGTGTCAGCAGTGGATATATACCTCTCAAATCAACCAGAGAGTGCGCATATCAGGATTGGACCCAACAAAATAGTAAAG GTGAATGGAAGTGCCGTGTCTCTTCCCACAACTGTAGGAACCTTAGCTCAGGTGGTCAGACATGGAGGCTACATAGTGGTCGATGTCATTGACTTGGTAGTCCACTTTGACGGCCAGAGAAATTTACTGATCAGAATAGGCCAACGCCGTCAAAATAGAGTCACCGGGATGTGTGGAAACCTCAACAGTGATCCTGCAGATGACAAAGTCTTGCCCAATGGCACACTGGCACAAAATGACAATCACTTTGGACACAGCTGGAAGTCAGCCACAAGCCAACCAGA ATGTGGATCCACAGATGATGACGATGGTGATGGACTGAACAACTGTCCGTTCATGGAAGAATACTCTGAGCTCTGTGGCGTCATCACCAACAGTAGCGGCCCATTCAGTGCCTGTCACCTGCACTCTGACCCTCAGCCATTTTTCAGTTCCTGTGTCTACGATCTCTGCCTCTACACTCAAGCCAATGACATGCTGTGTTCTGCAGTCTCAGCCTATGAGAAAACCTGCTCTGTTTTGGGATTAAACATCTCTGATTGGCGCTCTGCTTTGTATTGTC CTGAGTCAGACCCCTGTGACCAGCTGGACTGCGCAGAGCATGAGTGGTGTGGTGAGAAGGACGGTGTGTACGGCTGCTTCTGTGATGAGCACCACCATCGGCCCAACAATATGAGCTACG ACTCGTCCATCAGTTGTAACAGTAGTTCAGGCACCATGTCCGTGTCGCGCTGCCAGCTGTTTGAAGCTGGCTTCCACCCCGGCGCCCTCCACCTCCAAGATCACTCCTGCAACGGGACTGTCGAGGACGGACGACTGGTGTTCCACTTTAACAATGAGGACAAGCTGTGTGGGACAACTCTCAGG AGCAATGGAACCCATTTCACCTATGCGAATGTGATCCAGGGCGACGTGGACACTCATGGAAGTCCAATCAGCCGCGACAGAAACATTCATCTGCGTTTTTGCTGTGAATACCCTCTTTGGCAGGCCCTGTCTATGGATGTGGGCATCAACCCCGTAGAGAG CATTGTGAGGAAGAAGCTTCCATCAGGCCGAGGACGGTATTATGTGAGGATGATCCCCTACCAGGACTCTGGCTTCCGCTACCCGATGACCACTAACATGAACATAGACGTGGAAATCGACCAGAGGTTGTATGTGGAGTTACGTACAGAAGGAGTCGACGGAAGGCAGATATCTACCGTTGTGGAATCTTGTTGGGCCACGCCGATCAACGTTGCCAGCTCCCCCGTCCGCTGGGATCTCATCACAGAAAT GTGTCCTAATCCAGCAGATACTACAGTAGAGATAGTTCAGAATGGCGTCTCCACTGTGTCCCGATTCTCCTTCAGGATGTTCACCTTTACCAACTTCACATCCATCTACCTTCACTGCCACGTCCATCTGTGTCTTAAGGCACACAACAACTGCACACCT CACTGCTTCCCAGGTCACCACTACCGAGGTAGGAGGGACACATCCGACCTTGAATTTGAACAGATCTCACTAGGACCACTAATCCTGCCAGAACATCATTTAG TCAGAGTGGTGTGA